From Watersipora subatra chromosome 2, tzWatSuba1.1, whole genome shotgun sequence, one genomic window encodes:
- the LOC137388929 gene encoding endoplasmic reticulum metallopeptidase 1-like has protein sequence MVSCAIMLETLRVLSIADEPLQHAIIFNFNGAEEVVLQASHGFITQHPWAKELKAFVNLEAAGAGGREMVFQTGPEHPWLVAAYAESAKYPVGSIVGQEVFQSGIIPSDTDFRIYRDYGNIPGIDIAYTYNGYIYHTKYDLPEYIPEGCIQRGGENLLGLLTTLGNSDRLEEPGDLKMGKMVFFDVMGFFMIYYPHRIGEVVNSLVVVAVLLNLFRRLKSFRQSGGTTYLFMKLIGVSYAMHSTGFLFMIGCNLALGLLVGYVRPMMWYTNNWLTFPIYTLPAIAIWILVHQKGRKCCESVFQLVSIWDIEAIYFDSALLFWTLLLAALTMGGVASAYICMLLVIFPLILRQLVPDFFNIKMFRSPWLYLALTAAGLLPSFLQVMQHVHHNSIFFMPLMGRSGPGISPDLLIALISVLPVLVFSTYLAGFLHVSKDLTSLAVNFLSISAFFILIGCFTSLGFPYSDNPASPSAQRHAFHHFWRELYAYDGTLEKEDHGLLYIPFDYNEHRYLDNIPELKSMQLQAADKDLAYGGFPYYLPLMPILSKYYVGDLEKPRLQGRLNVSHSKEKLANDVVRHHFTCAGDQVYRNIYLSVVEGGKLIGWSFTSGTPTPTLMPKEITRNHYFVYTTSASAPRGPLQFFLDIQVGEGASLDKHWLDIGFGVHYLDGPESTTPELTAMLDKFPNWTVPLGWVATYQHYRF, from the exons ATGGTCAGCTGTGCCATAATGCTAGAGACACTGAGAGTTCTTTCTATAGCTGATGAACCACTCCAACACGCTATCATCTTTAACTTCAATGGGGCGGAGGAGGTTGTCCTGCAG GCATCACACGGATTCATCACTCAGCATCCATGGGCGAAGGAACTCAAGGCCTTTGTTAATTTGGAGGCTGCTGGGGCTGGAGGGAGAGAGATGGTCTTTCAAACTg GACCCGAGCATCCCTGGTTGGTGGCTGCTTACGCCGAGTCAGCTAAATACCCTGTAGGCTCCATTGTTGGACAAGAGGTATTCCAGAGCGGAATTATCCCTTCTGATACAGACTTCAGAATATATAGAGATTACGGAAACATTCCTG GGATAGACATAGCTTATACATACAACGGATATATCTACCACACCAAGTATGACCTACCAGAATATATTCCGGAAGGATGCATCCAAAGAGGAG GAGAGAACCTGCTGGGTCTCCTCACGACTTTAGGAAACTCTGACAGGCTTGAGGAACCAGGAGATTTGAAAATGGGCAAGATGGTATTCTTTGATGTGATGGGCTTCTTTATGATTTATTACCCTCACAGGATCGGAGAGGTCGTTAATTCTTTGGTTGTTGTAGCAGTGCTGCTCAACCTCTTCAGGAGGCTCAAGTCATTCAGACAATCAG GGGGAACCACTTATCTGTTCATGAAGCTGATAGGCGTGAGTTACGCCATGCATTCTACAGGATTTCTATTCATGATAGGCTGTAATTTAGCCTTAGGTCTGCTAGTCGGTTACGTACGCCCTATGATGTGGTACACAAACAACTGGCTAACCTTTCCCATATACACtcttccagctatagctatatgGATTCTTGTCCACCAGAAAGGGAGAAAATGCTGTGAATCAGTTTTTCAG CTGGTGTCAATCTGGGACATAGAGGCAATCTACTTTGACTCTGCGCTGCTGTTCTGGACTCTTCTTCTGGCTGCACTGACAATGGGTGGAGTTGCATCAGCCTACATCTGCATGTTGTTAGTTATCTTCCCTCTGATTCTGAGGCAGCTTGTGCCCGACTTCTTCAACATCAAAATGTTTC GCTCTCCTTGGTTATATCTAGCTCTAACAGCTGCTGGACTGCTGCCTTCTTTTCTTCAAGTGATGCAACATGTACACCACAACAGCATCTTCTTCATGCCTTTAATGGGCCGCAGCGGACCTGGTATTTCTCCTGATTTGCTCATCGCTCTTATATCCGTTCTGCCAGTTCTTGTCTTCTCCACTTATCTT GCAGGATTTCTACACGTCAGCAAGGATCTCACTAGCTTAGCTGTCAATTTTCTCTCCATTTCCGCTTTCTTTATACTCATTGGTTGCTTTACAAGTCTTGGATTTCCTTACTCAGATAATCCGGCATCTCCTTCGGCACAGAGACACGCTTTCCAC CACTTTTGGCGAGAACTGTACGCGTATGACGGAACTTTGGAGAAGGAAGATCATGGGTTGCTTTACATACCATTTGACTACAATGAGCACAGATACCTTGATAACATACCGGAACTTAAGTCTATGCAACTACAGGCAGCGGATAAGGATCTAGCTTATGGAGGATTTCCCTACTACCTCCCGCTCATGCCTATTCTCTC GAAATACTATGTGGGTGACCTAGAAAAACCCAGACTTCAAGGACGATTGAATGTGAGCCATAGCAAAGAGAAGCTAGCCAATGATGTTGTTAGACATCATTTTACTTGCGCAG GAGACCAGGTGTACAGGAACATCTATTTGTCAGTCGTAGAAGGTGGAAAGCTCATAGGCTGGTCATTCACATCAGGCACTCCGACACCTACTCTAATGCCAAAGGAAATTACACGCAACCACTACTTCGTATATACTACATCAGCGAGCGCCCCTCGAGGTCCACTTCAATTCTTTCTTGATATTCAG GTAGGTGAGGGGGCATCTCTTGACAAGCATTGGCTGGACATTGGATTTGGTGTGCATTACTTGGATGGACCTGAGAGCACAACTCCTGAGCTCACTGCGA